From the genome of Desulfobaculum xiamenense, one region includes:
- a CDS encoding tetratricopeptide repeat protein — protein sequence MVIARSDDVNARTTRRPSCILILLSLFWLLLPSDGGAVSYTFGLHPDRERLVFTFPGTLPKYDVARTGGREFSVSIPAGMGGVSGPRPDFGGAALIRDVRVAPSGADVRMGTDAFGYVAFTLENPSRLVIDVFRDPLGARWRPNGTTPRPRAEAPAPTPVAKPEPAAHKAAATDRGAAPVTQSTPEVQTPPAATARQADIPPVAPASQPTPAAPVVSRTDGHVVSGKVARPGATGSDAGESAPAPARQDEAPAQTAPRQSQPEPPSATANVFRGKVVRGGEVPEARESVPLAEPVAPAPAAPVAQVPAAPAQAPAPEAVSKPMGEDNASRVTQDVADFIREESGPWVYRARLGKDGAPQPPTAEVPAPRVAEEAPVAPRTPDLPQPLVEAEPANATEEVAAEEAEQAPAEGTNATTPDFDEVMLAAQTAQSTGEHDVALEHLDILTRDSRVPAELKEEALYLKADILYSKYSGEFDKHFDEINGAYEAAMNFNLDSKRVPAALLKRGVLNLHVENVPEATAFFNLLRNRHKNDPNVPLTYYYWGDYHFKKKDYQRAADEFQYLVQVYPDSPFVREASLGLARSLRELGYDKQAFQIVDFIEKRWPRYYIEFPPFLQLQGDAAFSVKNYQAAKDYYWAYYNIDPQGDDADVILARLGDIYVNTDKPAAAREVYEKAIAEFPDREGGLVSKMRLAEEGIYDEPSVEQMFTIFDRPLNLKPSQIYQEIIADYPDSELAPLAQLKLGIWQLWNKKYFDAIAASRDFATRYPDSPLLPRARDVGLQAFSMVVEPLVREENYPMILKLWKDYDFLRDSLEELSPGARMALALSFWKRGEPAQALDIVTPFLRQPQIPDVSEMAMSLALSVYLENQAWDKVLDVSQAVRNWELSPDHRRELRYAQALAYENLGDFEHSRPLWAELGMDTQLDERQHAYALYFMALGAMDSNQLKQAYDYAQEALETFLRTGEDKGKIRDSLRMLMDVTERTGRAGEALKWAAEYEKNIDSSDPSWPALRYRMAGLHKKLGDLVEWRKILEALSQAMPGSLYGRMAASDLQLDSLEQATRPYQPDARMQ from the coding sequence ATGGTTATTGCAAGAAGTGATGACGTGAACGCGCGTACGACCCGCAGGCCTTCCTGCATCCTCATCCTGTTGAGCCTTTTCTGGCTCCTTCTCCCGTCCGATGGCGGGGCCGTTTCCTATACATTCGGCCTGCATCCGGATCGGGAGCGGCTTGTTTTCACCTTCCCCGGCACTCTTCCGAAGTATGATGTGGCCCGCACCGGCGGGCGCGAATTTTCCGTCTCCATTCCCGCCGGGATGGGGGGCGTGAGCGGTCCGCGTCCGGATTTCGGCGGTGCTGCGCTCATCCGCGATGTGCGTGTCGCCCCCTCAGGGGCTGATGTGCGCATGGGAACTGACGCCTTCGGCTACGTCGCCTTTACGCTCGAAAATCCATCACGCCTCGTTATTGACGTGTTTCGCGATCCCCTTGGTGCGCGTTGGCGTCCCAACGGGACAACGCCTCGCCCTCGTGCAGAGGCCCCCGCGCCCACTCCTGTCGCCAAGCCCGAACCCGCCGCGCACAAGGCTGCGGCTACGGACCGGGGCGCAGCTCCTGTCACGCAATCCACTCCCGAAGTGCAGACTCCTCCGGCCGCGACCGCGCGGCAGGCCGACATTCCGCCTGTGGCCCCAGCTTCGCAGCCCACCCCTGCGGCACCCGTAGTGTCGCGCACCGATGGGCATGTGGTTTCCGGAAAGGTCGCCCGCCCCGGTGCTACTGGGAGCGACGCCGGAGAGTCCGCACCTGCACCGGCCCGACAGGACGAAGCGCCTGCGCAGACCGCCCCTCGTCAGTCGCAGCCGGAGCCGCCGTCCGCGACCGCCAATGTCTTTCGTGGCAAGGTGGTGCGCGGTGGTGAGGTTCCCGAGGCGCGCGAGTCCGTGCCGCTGGCCGAGCCGGTTGCCCCTGCGCCTGCCGCTCCCGTCGCGCAGGTGCCCGCAGCACCTGCACAAGCGCCCGCGCCTGAAGCTGTTTCGAAGCCGATGGGCGAGGACAATGCCTCTCGCGTGACGCAGGATGTCGCCGATTTCATTCGCGAGGAATCCGGGCCGTGGGTCTATCGCGCCCGGCTCGGCAAGGATGGTGCGCCGCAGCCGCCCACGGCGGAGGTTCCCGCGCCCCGCGTCGCCGAGGAGGCTCCCGTTGCGCCGCGTACGCCGGATTTGCCGCAGCCGCTGGTGGAGGCGGAGCCTGCGAATGCGACCGAGGAGGTCGCCGCCGAGGAGGCCGAACAGGCTCCGGCGGAGGGCACCAACGCCACGACGCCCGATTTCGACGAGGTCATGCTGGCCGCGCAGACCGCCCAGAGCACGGGCGAGCACGACGTGGCTCTTGAGCATCTCGACATCCTGACACGCGATTCGCGCGTCCCCGCCGAGTTGAAGGAGGAGGCGCTCTATCTCAAGGCGGACATCCTGTATTCGAAATACTCCGGCGAGTTCGACAAGCATTTCGACGAGATCAACGGCGCGTACGAAGCGGCCATGAATTTCAATCTCGATTCCAAGCGCGTTCCGGCCGCACTGCTCAAGCGTGGCGTGCTGAACCTGCACGTGGAGAACGTCCCCGAGGCCACTGCCTTCTTCAACCTGCTGCGCAACAGGCACAAGAACGATCCCAACGTTCCGCTGACCTACTACTACTGGGGCGACTACCACTTCAAGAAGAAGGACTACCAGCGCGCTGCCGACGAATTCCAGTATCTGGTGCAGGTCTATCCGGACAGCCCCTTCGTGCGCGAGGCGTCGCTCGGTCTGGCGCGTTCGTTGCGCGAGCTTGGCTACGACAAGCAGGCCTTCCAGATCGTGGACTTCATCGAGAAGCGCTGGCCGCGCTACTACATCGAGTTCCCGCCGTTCCTCCAGCTGCAGGGCGACGCGGCCTTCTCCGTCAAGAATTATCAGGCCGCCAAGGACTATTACTGGGCCTACTACAACATCGACCCGCAGGGCGACGACGCGGACGTCATCCTCGCCCGCCTCGGCGACATCTACGTCAATACGGATAAGCCCGCCGCCGCGCGCGAAGTGTACGAGAAGGCCATAGCCGAGTTTCCGGACCGTGAGGGTGGGCTCGTCTCCAAGATGCGCCTCGCCGAGGAAGGCATCTACGACGAGCCGAGCGTGGAGCAGATGTTCACAATTTTCGACAGGCCTCTCAATCTCAAGCCGTCGCAGATTTATCAGGAGATCATCGCCGATTATCCTGACAGTGAACTTGCTCCGTTGGCGCAACTCAAGCTGGGCATCTGGCAGTTGTGGAACAAGAAGTATTTCGACGCCATCGCCGCTTCCCGCGATTTCGCCACGCGCTATCCGGACAGCCCGCTCTTGCCCCGCGCCCGCGACGTGGGCCTTCAGGCCTTTAGCATGGTCGTGGAACCTCTTGTGCGCGAGGAAAACTATCCGATGATCCTCAAGCTCTGGAAGGATTACGATTTCCTGCGTGACAGCCTTGAGGAGCTTTCCCCCGGTGCACGCATGGCCCTTGCCCTGAGCTTCTGGAAGCGCGGCGAACCTGCGCAGGCGCTGGACATCGTCACGCCGTTCCTGCGTCAGCCGCAGATTCCCGACGTCTCCGAGATGGCCATGAGCCTCGCCCTGTCCGTGTATCTGGAGAATCAGGCGTGGGACAAGGTGCTCGACGTGTCGCAGGCGGTGCGCAATTGGGAACTTTCGCCTGACCATCGCCGCGAGTTGCGCTATGCTCAAGCCCTCGCCTACGAAAATCTTGGCGACTTCGAGCACAGCCGCCCCCTGTGGGCGGAACTGGGCATGGATACCCAGCTCGACGAACGCCAGCATGCCTACGCGTTGTACTTCATGGCGCTTGGGGCCATGGATTCGAATCAACTCAAGCAGGCGTACGACTATGCGCAGGAGGCCCTGGAAACCTTCCTGCGCACGGGTGAGGACAAGGGCAAGATTCGCGACAGCCTGCGTATGCTCATGGATGTGACCGAGCGGACCGGGCGCGCTGGCGAGGCCTTGAAGTGGGCGGCGGAGTACGAGAAGAACATCGATTCATCGGACCCGAGCTGGCCGGCGCTTCGCTACCGCATGGCCGGTCTGCACAAGAAGCTGGGCGACCTCGTCGAGTGGCGCAAGATTTTGGAGGCGCTTTCGCAAGCCATGCCGGGTTCGCTCTATGGGCGCATGGCCGCCTCGGATCTCCAGCTCGACAGTCTGGAGCAGGCGACCCGGCCCTATCAGCCCGACGCCCGCATGCAATAG
- a CDS encoding sigma-54 interaction domain-containing protein yields MDIDKSGIIGQSPALRKVFGVLAKVAPTESTVLVTGESGTGKELLVRALHTNSKRADKPFVPINCGAIPRDLLESELFGHEKGAFTHAIRSRAGRFELADGGTIFLDEIGELDLSLQVKILRVLQEKEFERVGGTKTQQVDVRIVAATNRDLEQEVARGNFREDLFYRLNVIPLHLPPLRERGADVLLLADYFLSRFAQEQGITPLRLAPEARAMLQVYDWPGNIRELENFMERLSILCEGEIIQPTDLPEKIWSSAGRELPEAPLPAEPVQVGFAWPQIRDLRDHDMDLKTFLDAVEEKLLLEALDMADGVKNRAAEVLGIKRTTLIEKLKKKGL; encoded by the coding sequence ATGGATATCGACAAGAGCGGAATCATAGGTCAAAGCCCGGCGCTGCGGAAGGTCTTCGGCGTGCTGGCCAAGGTCGCGCCTACGGAGAGCACCGTCCTTGTGACGGGCGAATCCGGCACGGGCAAGGAACTGCTGGTCCGCGCACTGCATACCAACAGCAAGCGGGCGGACAAGCCCTTCGTGCCCATCAACTGCGGAGCCATTCCGCGCGACCTGCTCGAATCCGAACTCTTCGGCCACGAGAAGGGAGCCTTTACCCACGCCATCCGCTCGCGGGCCGGGCGATTCGAACTCGCGGACGGCGGTACGATCTTTCTCGATGAAATCGGCGAGCTTGATCTCTCCCTACAGGTGAAGATTCTGCGCGTGTTGCAGGAAAAGGAATTTGAGCGGGTGGGCGGCACCAAGACCCAGCAGGTCGATGTGCGCATCGTGGCCGCCACCAATCGCGACCTTGAGCAGGAGGTAGCCCGGGGCAACTTTCGCGAGGACCTTTTCTACCGCCTGAACGTCATTCCGCTGCACCTGCCCCCCCTGCGCGAGCGCGGGGCGGACGTGTTGCTGCTGGCGGACTATTTCCTCTCGCGTTTCGCGCAGGAGCAGGGCATCACGCCGCTACGCCTCGCCCCCGAGGCGCGGGCCATGTTGCAGGTCTACGACTGGCCGGGCAACATTCGCGAGCTTGAGAATTTCATGGAGCGTCTCTCCATCCTGTGCGAGGGAGAGATCATCCAGCCCACGGACCTTCCGGAGAAGATATGGTCCAGCGCCGGGCGCGAGCTGCCCGAAGCGCCCTTGCCCGCAGAGCCGGTTCAGGTCGGCTTCGCATGGCCGCAGATTCGCGACTTGCGCGATCACGATATGGACCTCAAGACCTTTCTGGACGCCGTGGAGGAAAAGTTGCTCCTCGAAGCCCTCGACATGGCCGATGGCGTCAAGAATCGGGCGGCGGAGGTGCTTGGCATCAAGCGGACCACGCTCATCGAGAAGCTCAAGAAGAAGGGGCTGTGA